CCGCGGGCTGGCACCTCTGCATTCGCTGGTGGAGCAGACCCGGCAACTGGGCGCCAAGGATCTCACGCACGACTGGCAGACCAGGCTTGACGACAGCAACCAGCCCCAGGAGCTGCGTCCGCTGATTGCACAGTTCAACGCGCTGCTGGAGCGGCTGGCGGTGGCCTACCGGCAGATGGAGGCCTTCAATGCCGATGTGGCCCATGAGCTCAACACCCCTCTGACCACGCTCATCAGCAGCTGCGAGCTGGCTCTGCGCAAGCCCCGCGATGCCGACGAGCTGCGCGATATCCTGGCTTCCAATCTTGAAGATCTGCAGCGCATGGCCGGCATCGTGGCGGACATGCTTTTTCTCTCTCACGCCGATCGCGGCGAAAGCGCGCACCGCATTCAGGTGGCCAGCCTGGCCAGCCTCGCGCACGAAGTGGTGGAGTATCACGAGGCCGCGCTGCAGGAGGCCGATCTGCAGGTGCGGGTGCAGGGCGATGCACAGGCCCAGGTCGATGCGCGTTTGCTGCGCCGGGCGCTGTCCAATCTGCTGGGCAATGCCACCCGCTATGCCACGCCGGGAAGCTGCATAGAGATACAGATCAGCTCGCCGCAGGCCGGCCAGGTCACGCTCGCGGTGCAGAACCAGGGCCAGGCCATTTCAGCCGAACATCTGTCCAGGCTGTTTGACCGCTTCTACCGCGCGGACGCAGCCCGCAGCCAGGCCGATCGCAACCACGGCCTGGGCCTGTCCATCGTGGCTGCGATTGCGCGCATGCACAGCGGACAGGCGTTTGCACGCTCCGACCTGTCCGTCACCAGCATCGGGCTGAGTCTGCCTGCGGACCTGGACGCATCAGCCCAGACACCTGTTTCCGGAGGCAACCAGGCGTAAATGCCGGGGATGCCCACAAGCAGCACCGTGCAGGGATGACAGGGAGCTGCGCGGTCAGGCCGCAAGATGGCCAGCCGTGTATCGCTGAAAGGAGACACCATGCATTGCTTGAGAAACGCTGCCTGTCTGGTCCTGGCCGCCAGTGCCGGCTTCGGCCTGCCCGCTCTGGCTCAGGGCCGGATTCCCGATATGCAGCAAGCCGGCGCCCTGCGCTATAGCTGCGGCGGCATAGGTGAGGACGAATCCACGCTCATGCGCGCCGCGATGAAGGACTACCCGCTGTCGCTGCTGTTTGCGCAAAAGGACGGCGCCTACCTGGCCAATGTGGCGGTCGAGGTCAGCTCCGGCAAGGACAGCAGCCGCTTCACGGCCAACGGCCCGGTCTGTCTGATCCAGCTGCCCGCCGGCAGCTACAAGATCACCGCCACCACCAGGGAGGGCGCCAGCCAGACCCAGGCGGCAGAGATCGGCAAGGGCCCGCATCAGCTGGACTTTCGCTACTAGCGGCGAGCCGCCGGCAGGCACCGGCAATGCCCCGGGCCTGTTCAGGGGCGATGCGCGCGGGCGGGCTCGGCCGGGCCCCGCAATGAGGACAATAAGCGCCATGCCCCAAGATCAAGACGCATCCACCTATCAGGCCCATCTGCAGGCCGGCAACGCGCTGGTGCAGCAGGCCCAGAAGATTGCCACGCAGGACTTCGAGCAGGCCCGCGCGTTCTGGCAGGCCGCCGGCAAGGAGTTCTATCTGGCACACAAGGCCGATATGAACGAACCGGAAGCCGCCTTTCGCCTGGCACAGGCCTGGATGGCCGAGGCCCACGCCTTGCAGAAGGAAGAAAACCGCAACGCCCTGCTGATGTGGGCCAACGCCGCTGCGCAATGCGAGCTGGCCTTTGACCTGGAGCCCGAAAACGGCCGCATCGCCATGACGGCTGCCAGCTGCCATCTGTTTGCCGGCCAGGCCGATGCCGCCAAGGCCTGGCAGCTGATTGGCAAGCAGCTGCTGCCGCCCGAGCCTTCGGAGCCCGCCGTCTGATACTTTTGATAGCTTGCTGCGCTCAATAACAAAGGGTTTCAATGCTTTTATGCATTAAAACCCTTTATTCATTGGCGTAAGCAGCTATTAACTTTGCTGTCTTTCGCGGAGACTAGCGCTCAAGTGCGGCGCGAATCTGCTGCGCATTGGCCCGCATGGCCTGGGGGCCGCTGCTGCCCAGCAAATACCAGAGCTGCGGATCGACGAACACCAGCTGCTGCTTGCGGCCCGCACGGGTGTTCTTGATGGTGTCGTTGTCGAACAGCTCACGCGACGGCACGACCGGCTTGCCGTCCTTGTCCCTGGTGCTGCCCGTGCCCGCATTGCGGTCGATCACGAACAGCCATTCGGGGTCAATCCTGGCGATATCTTCCATCTTCAGCGCAATGCCGCGCGCCTGCGCCGGATCTGCGGGCAAGGCGGGCTTGATGCCCAGCACGTCATGCAGCAAGCCGAAGCGCGAGCCTGGCGTCTGGGCGCTCATGTTTTTGTTGACGGCCAGCACCAGCAGGCCTGGCGCGGCCTTGGCCGCGGCAGCGCGGGTGGCCTGCACATCGCCGCGCACCTGCTGCATGAGCTGCG
This region of Comamonas thiooxydans genomic DNA includes:
- a CDS encoding heavy metal sensor histidine kinase, with amino-acid sequence MTADHVSPGTPQIPNLSRRLSRSLALQTMLGLGLVCVAVYWGSWLALAQRQQESLEQKQVTVTHLLQQARANRSASSMQHMLSDFLTGHEDMSIRVSYASGALLFEKLHQPLDDAHSARRSFSVVLPAQVDQQEQQPVQVLLMLDRRPDDALLRQLAWILGLAAVSGALLVSLFSAWLVRRGLAPLHSLVEQTRQLGAKDLTHDWQTRLDDSNQPQELRPLIAQFNALLERLAVAYRQMEAFNADVAHELNTPLTTLISSCELALRKPRDADELRDILASNLEDLQRMAGIVADMLFLSHADRGESAHRIQVASLASLAHEVVEYHEAALQEADLQVRVQGDAQAQVDARLLRRALSNLLGNATRYATPGSCIEIQISSPQAGQVTLAVQNQGQAISAEHLSRLFDRFYRADAARSQADRNHGLGLSIVAAIARMHSGQAFARSDLSVTSIGLSLPADLDASAQTPVSGGNQA